The Montipora capricornis isolate CH-2021 chromosome 6, ASM3666992v2, whole genome shotgun sequence genome has a window encoding:
- the LOC138052905 gene encoding uncharacterized protein isoform X1, with translation MPYLKQSDSFTHDRIRDYYPAMLSFIYAISLWLGLIVVSEVRGEVCDKLSNMPWKKYNVTAVPKIAGIYAIGQKIGSKETEYLYIGRSNDVKRRLQEHRAPTPKQAIDKIVAGKFTQDKQSELRIKYVSEQKQKSKEGAYIDCMTKKNKYRPVLNKRAGDGCTSCAGGRNGNPQKNDRKIRTSGGAPAVRYSKSAKMGSTGGYKVRSSVSPKARSSGATSSVRSSGGPKMRPSGGAKLRSPSGGHFIRSSASPKVRSGGRGSFRSFGGRRGR, from the exons ATGCCGTATTTGAAG CAGTCCGATTCGTTCACCCACGATAGGATTCGAGATTATTATCCCGCAATGCTGAGCTTCATATATGCAATATCTCTTTGGCTTGGTCTCATA GTCGTCAGTGAGGTGAGAGGTGAAGTTTGCGATAAGCTGTCCAATATGCCTTGGAAAAAATATAATGTTACCGCAGTGCCCAAGATTGCGGGAATCTATGCAATCGGCCAAAAAATTGGAAGCAAGGAAACCGAGTACTTGTACATTGGCCGATCAAATGATGTCAAGAGACGACTGCAGGAGCACAGGGCCCCAACGCCAAAACAAGCTATTGACAAGATAGTGGCTGGCAAATTTACACAGGACAAGCAGTCTGAGCTGAGGATCAAGTATGTCTCTGAACAGAAACAAAAGTCAAAAGAAGGTGCTTATATTGACTGtatgacaaagaaaaataaatatcgtCCTGTGCTGAACAAGCGGGCCGGAGACGGTTGTACGTCCTGTGCAGGAGGTCGAAATGGCAATCCCCAGAAGAATGACCGTAAAATTCGGACGTCCGGTGGAGCTCCTGCTGTGAGATACTCGAAGAGTGCAAAAATGGGATCAACAGGAGGTTATAAAGTTCGATCATCAGTTAGCCCCAAAGCCCGGTCTTCTGGGGCGACATCTTCCGTGAGATCTTCAGGTGGTCCTAAAATGAGACCCTCCGGTGGCGCCAAGTTGCGATCTCCTAGCGGAGGCCATTTCATAAGATCCTCAGCGAGTCCAAAAGTGCGATCAGGTGGAAGGGGTTCTTTTAGGTCATTTGGGGGAAGACGAGGGAGATAG
- the LOC138052905 gene encoding uncharacterized protein isoform X2: protein MPYLKVVSEVRGEVCDKLSNMPWKKYNVTAVPKIAGIYAIGQKIGSKETEYLYIGRSNDVKRRLQEHRAPTPKQAIDKIVAGKFTQDKQSELRIKYVSEQKQKSKEGAYIDCMTKKNKYRPVLNKRAGDGCTSCAGGRNGNPQKNDRKIRTSGGAPAVRYSKSAKMGSTGGYKVRSSVSPKARSSGATSSVRSSGGPKMRPSGGAKLRSPSGGHFIRSSASPKVRSGGRGSFRSFGGRRGR, encoded by the exons ATGCCGTATTTGAAG GTCGTCAGTGAGGTGAGAGGTGAAGTTTGCGATAAGCTGTCCAATATGCCTTGGAAAAAATATAATGTTACCGCAGTGCCCAAGATTGCGGGAATCTATGCAATCGGCCAAAAAATTGGAAGCAAGGAAACCGAGTACTTGTACATTGGCCGATCAAATGATGTCAAGAGACGACTGCAGGAGCACAGGGCCCCAACGCCAAAACAAGCTATTGACAAGATAGTGGCTGGCAAATTTACACAGGACAAGCAGTCTGAGCTGAGGATCAAGTATGTCTCTGAACAGAAACAAAAGTCAAAAGAAGGTGCTTATATTGACTGtatgacaaagaaaaataaatatcgtCCTGTGCTGAACAAGCGGGCCGGAGACGGTTGTACGTCCTGTGCAGGAGGTCGAAATGGCAATCCCCAGAAGAATGACCGTAAAATTCGGACGTCCGGTGGAGCTCCTGCTGTGAGATACTCGAAGAGTGCAAAAATGGGATCAACAGGAGGTTATAAAGTTCGATCATCAGTTAGCCCCAAAGCCCGGTCTTCTGGGGCGACATCTTCCGTGAGATCTTCAGGTGGTCCTAAAATGAGACCCTCCGGTGGCGCCAAGTTGCGATCTCCTAGCGGAGGCCATTTCATAAGATCCTCAGCGAGTCCAAAAGTGCGATCAGGTGGAAGGGGTTCTTTTAGGTCATTTGGGGGAAGACGAGGGAGATAG